A window of Proteus columbae contains these coding sequences:
- a CDS encoding fimbrial protein yields MHKLTLILALSLLFMTKGYAYDTLVQIHARVTGNTCTVETNSENITVKLGDIATKDFTSTAMSQQRTPVIPFSIKLVDCQPEASAVKVSFNGTGDLSDNTLLAINDNGAKGVAISIMDKNRTSIAVNDKSQSYPLLPNQDNTLQFYARYVATQVPVSAGQANATTTFLLEYQ; encoded by the coding sequence ATGCATAAACTCACGCTTATTTTGGCTCTATCACTCCTTTTTATGACTAAAGGATATGCCTATGACACCTTAGTGCAAATTCATGCACGAGTGACAGGCAACACCTGTACCGTTGAGACAAACTCAGAAAATATTACAGTGAAACTTGGCGACATTGCGACGAAAGACTTTACATCAACGGCGATGAGCCAACAACGAACACCTGTTATTCCTTTTAGTATTAAATTAGTGGACTGTCAGCCAGAGGCTAGTGCGGTGAAAGTCAGTTTTAACGGTACGGGTGATCTCTCTGATAATACATTACTGGCGATTAATGATAATGGCGCAAAAGGTGTCGCTATTTCAATTATGGATAAAAATAGAACATCAATCGCAGTTAATGATAAAAGCCAATCTTATCCCCTGTTACCTAATCAAGATAATACCCTGCAATTTTACGCTCGCTATGTCGCCACTCAGGTACCAGTCAGTGCAGGACAAGCCAATGCAACCACCACATTTTTATTGGAGTACCAATAA
- a CDS encoding fimbrial protein: MKRILFPLTLLVSLVFLPTEMAWAVADPLVVSPPPMNFDGAADGTPAGTPITSTWIGETSVHNGFKCENKFLQKCWVETLYANALGSKISGIYYYEGGNRYPVYSLPGVKGIGYAFGLKDNNDSVSYVPIDVNNGSGATIIYPAAGSTVNHNVDRVSLKGKVVFVVTDEHLETGIYNIPYTVIANTWSEYGGAHKGNNTSLVAINPVTITIKARGCTINTKNLTYELGDISMRDMATIGSTSKTQSKPISVTCDTNVHLYASMTDQSTYSNNTDVLTLTSDSDASGIGIQFLFNDNPTPVVYGPDISATGQPNQRLLHITTSNNENYTLNLSTRYITTGTLKPGKANGLASLTFSYQ; encoded by the coding sequence ATGAAACGTATTTTATTCCCCCTTACATTACTGGTTTCCCTTGTTTTTCTTCCCACAGAAATGGCATGGGCGGTGGCAGATCCTCTTGTAGTTTCACCGCCTCCAATGAATTTTGATGGCGCTGCGGATGGCACACCCGCAGGCACTCCCATTACCTCAACATGGATAGGTGAAACTTCCGTTCATAATGGCTTTAAATGTGAAAATAAGTTCTTACAAAAATGTTGGGTAGAAACACTGTATGCCAATGCGTTAGGCTCAAAAATTAGTGGTATTTACTATTACGAAGGGGGAAATCGTTATCCAGTTTATTCACTGCCTGGAGTCAAAGGCATTGGCTATGCTTTCGGCCTAAAAGATAACAATGACAGTGTTTCTTATGTACCAATTGATGTTAATAATGGTTCTGGTGCAACCATCATTTATCCAGCAGCAGGCTCTACTGTTAACCATAATGTTGACCGCGTTTCGTTAAAAGGCAAAGTGGTGTTTGTTGTCACAGATGAACACTTAGAAACGGGTATTTATAATATTCCTTATACCGTTATCGCCAATACTTGGTCTGAATATGGTGGTGCACATAAAGGTAATAACACCTCTCTCGTTGCTATTAATCCAGTGACAATCACCATTAAAGCCAGAGGTTGTACGATCAATACGAAAAATCTCACCTATGAATTAGGCGATATCTCAATGCGAGATATGGCAACCATTGGTTCAACGTCAAAAACACAAAGTAAGCCCATTTCTGTCACTTGTGATACCAACGTTCACCTATATGCCAGCATGACCGATCAATCTACCTATTCTAATAATACAGATGTACTCACACTAACATCAGACTCTGATGCTTCGGGTATTGGGATACAGTTTCTTTTTAATGATAATCCAACCCCCGTCGTTTATGGGCCTGATATCAGCGCGACTGGACAACCTAATCAACGTTTACTTCATATAACAACTTCTAATAACGAAAACTACACATTAAACCTGTCAACTCGCTATATCACGACTGGAACACTAAAACCTGGTAAAGCAAACGGGTTAGCCAGTCTGACTTTTTCTTATCAATAA
- a CDS encoding fimbria/pilus outer membrane usher protein codes for MVNKNTVCFLFSGIITISLILPFPSYSANRFNPAFLSDSPEAVTDLSYFEAGNSIKPGDYPLDIIFNNEYLRNESIHFISNNKNVIPCLNKAFLQSLGINIKLITDFDLKSEKECIDISNSIPDTSVNYDIEKQALKIQVPQAALNLQARGYIPPEKWDNGITAGLLNYSFSGANNWGNSHNNSYYLNLRSGINIGAWRLRDYSTWNSSNGKHQWDHINTYLQRNIVSLRSQLKVGDSYTSSTLFDSVNFRGVSLESDDTMLPDSQRGFAPVVRGIASGNAKVVIRQNGYVIYQTFVSPGAFEIRDLYPTSNSGDLYVSVEENDGSKHDYIVPYSAVPILQREGQKKFVIQAGEVRQDNQNKKPRFIQGHLIYGLPYDSTAYGGALITSDYQSYALGVGRNMGTLGAFSTDITFAHSKLPDNSTSEGYSLRFLYAKSLNQFGTNFQLLGYRYSTSGFYTLDETLNTRMSGYLYENNKEEPLRYFNLYNRKKGSLQVNLSQQLGDYGSVFMTTNWQNYWETNEKNVLFQAGYNGNVKGLSYNIIYGYNRMMNSGQRDQTLSLGISIPLQLLMPSSYQSVNSAYLTYNYSHTDNGYSAHNAGVAGTLFEDNTLNYSVQQGYSNQGGSYTGNAALGYQSCYGNLNVGYNYNKEAQQLNYSVAGGMLLHSEGLTLSQPLSSNAILVDARKTADVPIDNATGIYTDWRGFAVIPYATAYRQNKVALDTTALPDNVEIEQNIQQVIPTQGAVIKVNFDAKTGYRLLLTLQRQGRPLPFGAIASDKQNHLSGIIGDDGLLYLSGVPESGVLDIRWGNRASEQCQVNYKLPENQHDEPFVKMTQECQ; via the coding sequence ATGGTTAATAAAAATACAGTTTGTTTTCTTTTTTCTGGCATCATCACGATTTCATTAATATTGCCATTTCCTTCATATAGTGCAAACCGATTTAATCCTGCATTTTTATCTGATTCACCTGAAGCAGTCACTGATTTAAGCTATTTTGAAGCAGGAAACAGTATTAAACCCGGTGATTACCCTCTGGATATTATTTTTAATAATGAATATCTACGAAATGAAAGCATTCATTTTATTAGCAATAATAAAAATGTGATCCCTTGTTTAAATAAAGCTTTTTTACAGTCACTAGGGATTAACATTAAGTTAATTACTGATTTTGATTTAAAATCAGAAAAAGAATGTATTGATATTTCGAATTCTATTCCTGATACCAGCGTTAATTATGATATTGAAAAACAAGCATTAAAAATTCAAGTACCTCAAGCCGCATTAAATCTCCAAGCACGAGGTTATATTCCACCGGAAAAATGGGATAACGGAATTACCGCAGGTTTATTAAATTACAGTTTTAGTGGTGCCAATAACTGGGGAAATTCTCATAATAATAGCTATTACCTTAATCTACGTAGCGGGATCAATATTGGCGCTTGGCGATTGAGAGATTATTCCACATGGAATTCATCAAATGGAAAGCATCAATGGGATCACATCAATACCTATCTTCAACGAAATATTGTGTCATTAAGAAGTCAGTTAAAAGTTGGCGATAGTTATACCTCATCAACATTATTCGACAGCGTTAATTTCCGAGGTGTTTCTTTAGAAAGTGATGACACCATGTTGCCAGATAGCCAACGAGGATTTGCACCCGTTGTAAGAGGTATTGCAAGTGGCAATGCCAAAGTTGTTATTCGACAAAATGGCTATGTTATTTATCAGACTTTTGTCTCTCCTGGTGCATTTGAAATTCGCGATCTTTATCCCACTTCAAATAGTGGTGATTTATATGTCTCGGTTGAAGAGAACGATGGAAGTAAGCACGACTATATTGTGCCTTATTCTGCTGTGCCTATTTTACAACGAGAAGGTCAAAAAAAGTTTGTTATTCAAGCGGGTGAAGTTCGCCAAGATAACCAAAATAAAAAGCCTCGCTTTATCCAAGGTCATCTTATTTATGGTCTGCCTTATGACAGCACCGCTTACGGTGGTGCATTAATTACCTCTGATTATCAATCTTATGCACTAGGTGTAGGTCGGAATATGGGAACTTTAGGTGCATTCTCAACGGATATCACCTTTGCCCATAGTAAATTACCTGATAATTCGACTTCTGAAGGGTATTCCCTGCGCTTTCTCTATGCCAAATCATTAAACCAATTTGGAACAAATTTTCAATTATTAGGATATCGCTATTCCACTTCGGGTTTTTATACGCTAGATGAAACACTTAATACTCGAATGTCAGGCTATCTCTATGAAAATAATAAAGAAGAACCATTACGCTATTTTAATTTATACAATAGAAAAAAAGGCAGTCTTCAAGTGAATTTATCACAGCAACTTGGAGATTATGGTTCTGTTTTTATGACAACCAATTGGCAAAATTATTGGGAAACTAATGAAAAAAATGTTCTGTTTCAAGCTGGTTATAACGGCAATGTAAAAGGCCTCTCTTACAATATTATTTATGGATACAACCGCATGATGAATAGCGGTCAGCGCGATCAAACGCTCTCTTTGGGTATTTCGATTCCATTGCAATTATTAATGCCTTCAAGCTATCAATCCGTAAATAGCGCTTATCTCACTTATAACTATAGTCATACTGATAATGGTTATTCAGCACATAATGCCGGTGTAGCAGGCACATTATTTGAAGATAACACGCTCAATTACAGTGTTCAGCAAGGATATAGCAACCAAGGCGGAAGTTATACGGGTAACGCGGCATTAGGCTATCAAAGTTGCTATGGCAACCTTAACGTGGGCTATAACTATAATAAAGAGGCTCAACAACTGAATTATAGCGTTGCTGGAGGGATGTTACTTCACAGCGAAGGTTTAACATTAAGCCAGCCTTTAAGCTCAAATGCCATTCTCGTTGATGCTCGCAAAACCGCAGATGTTCCTATCGATAATGCAACAGGTATTTATACCGACTGGCGTGGATTTGCCGTTATTCCTTACGCAACCGCTTATCGCCAAAATAAAGTCGCGCTTGATACCACAGCACTTCCTGATAATGTCGAAATTGAACAGAATATTCAGCAAGTTATTCCGACCCAAGGCGCTGTTATCAAAGTCAATTTTGATGCTAAAACAGGATATCGTCTACTCCTAACACTGCAACGACAAGGGCGCCCACTTCCTTTTGGTGCCATAGCATCTGACAAGCAAAATCATCTCTCTGGCATTATTGGCGATGATGGCTTGCTTTACCTTTCTGGTGTACCTGAATCAGGTGTATTAGATATTCGTTGGGGAAATCGTGCGTCTGAGCAGTGCCAAGTAAATTATAAATTACCAGAAAATCAACATGATGAACCTTTTGTAAAAATGACACAGGAGTGCCAATAA